Below is a window of Nocardioides oleivorans DNA.
TCACCGGCGCGGACGCGCTCGCCGACATCTTCACCTGGCGTGACGCCGACGAGCTCTTCGAGCTCGCGAACTTCGTCGGCGTCACCCGGCCCGGCTACGCGATGGACCCCGAGGCGCTGGCCAAGATCCCGTCCGAGAGGGTGACCATGGTCGAGATCCCGGCCCTGGCCATCTCCTCCACCGACTGTCGCGACCGCAAGCGGCGCGGCGAACCCGTCTGGTACCTCGTGCCCGACGGCGTCGTGCAGTACATCGCCAAGCACGACCTCTACACGGCGCCCACCACCAGCGCCGGCACCTCCACCAGCAAGGACTCTGCATGACTGCCACCGACCACGCCCTCGACCTCGTCGCCGTCGCGGCCCAGGCCGCCCACGACAAGAAGGCCGAGCAGGTCCTGGCCTTCGACGTGAGCGACCAGCTCGCGATCACCGACGCCTTCGTGCTCGCCAGCGCCAACAACGAGCGCGCGGTCGGCGCCATCGTCGACGAGGTCGAGGACAAGCTCCGCGAGCACGGCGCCAAGCCGATCCGCCGCGAGGGCCACAAGGAGGGCCGTTGGGTGCTGCTCGACTACGGCGAGATCGTCGTGCACGTCCAGCACGAGGAGGAGCGCTCGTTCTACGCCCTCGAGCGGCTCTGGAGCGACTGCCCGCTCATCCCGCTGACGCTCACGTGACCCGGCCGTGAGCCGCCGGCTCGTCCTGCTGCGCCACGGCCGGACCGAGTGGAACCACGCCCTGCGCGCCCAGGGCCACTCCGACGTGCCCCTCGACGCCGAGGGGGAGGCGCAGGCCAAGGCCGTGGCGCCCGTCCTGGCCGCGATGGACCCGGTCGCGGTCTGGACCTCCGACCTGGCCCGCGCCTCCGGCACCGCGCGTGCGGTCGCCGACCAGGCCGGGCTCGAGCCGGTCCACGACGCCCGGCTGCGCGAGTTCTCGATGGGCACCAACCGCGTCGGCCTCACGCTCCAGGAGTACGCCGACCAGCACCCCGTCGAGCACGCCGCGCTCGTCGCCGGCGACATCGGCGCGATCCCCGGCCGGGAGAGCGACGAGCAGGTGCTCGCGCGGTTCCTGCCCGCCCTGACGTCGTACGCCGACGAGCTCGCCGACGGCGAGACCGGGATCCTCGTCTCCCACGGAGCGGCGATCCGGGTCGCCGTGCCCGCGTTCCTCGGCTGGCCGGCCGGCGTCGACCAGTCCCTCGGCGTGCTCGCCAACTGCGGCTGGGTCGAGCTCGAGCACTCGGTCGGCACCTGGACCCCCTCGGACGCGCGGTGGCGGCTGAGGGCCTGGAACCGCGTGGTGTCGTGAGCGAGCGCGCCCGCGAGGTCGACGTACGCCTCAGCCGACAGGTGGCACGGGTGATGGACGACGCCGTCACCGTCCCGGGCACCCGCGTCGGCCTCGGTCTCGACGCGCTGATCGGGCTGGTGCCCGGCATCGGCGACGCCCTGGGCAGTGCGCTGTCGGGCGTGATCGTGCGTGACGCGATCCGCGCCCGGGTGCCGATGACCGTCCTCGCCCGGATGGGCCTCAACCTCGTCCTCGACGCCCTCCTGGGGCTCGTGCCCGGGATCGGAGACCTCCTCGACGTCGCCCACCGGGCCAACCGCAAGAACCTCCGCCTCCTGCTCCGCGAGGTCGAGCGGGAGCCGCTGCGCGAGCCGCCGAGCACGGCGTACGTCGCCGGCGCCGTGGCCCTCATGCTCGTCCCGCTGCTCGCCGGCGTGGCCGCCGCGGTGCTCGGGATCTGGCTCGTCTGGCGCCTCGTCACCTGACGGGGGACCCCGATTTCACCTCGCTGTCGGTGTCGGCTAATGTTCTCGTCGTTGTCCTCCCGGCTCCACGGGAGGACGATGTTGGGGCTGTGGCGCAGCTGGTAGCGCATCTGCATGGCATGCAGAGGGTCAGGGGTTCGAGTCCCCTCAGCTCCACCGACCGAGAAGGCCGGATCCGTGAGGGTCCGGCCTTCGTCGCGTCCGGTCCGAATCGGCGTTTTCTGTGACCAGTGGCACCATGACGCCATGACCGCGAACGACGTCTCCACCAGCACCGACCACGGCACCGTGCTCACCGGCACCGAGGCCCACATCGAGGCCACCGAGAAGTACGCCGCGCACAACTACCACCCGCTCCCGGTCGTGCTCTCCGAGGGCGACGGCGCCTGGGTGGTCGACGTCGACGGCAAGCGCTACCTCGACTGCCTCGCGGGCTACTCCGCGCTCAACTTCGGCCACTCCAACCAGCGCCTCGTCGCGGTGGCCCGCGAGCAGCTGGGCCACCTGACGCTCACCAGCCGCGCGTTCTTCAACGACAAGCTCAGCGGCTTCGCCGTGGCGCTGGCGCGGCTCACCGGCAAGGACATGATCCTGCCGATGAACTCCGGGGCCGAGGCCGTGGAGACCGCCATCAAGGTCAGCCGCAAGTGGGGCTACGAGGTCAAGGGCGTGCCGGCCGGCCAGGCCACGATCATCACGATGGAGG
It encodes the following:
- the nadD gene encoding nicotinate-nucleotide adenylyltransferase; its protein translation is MRRVGVMGGTFDPIHHGHLVAASEVQAWFDLDEVLFVPTGDPWQKSDREVTGAEHRYLMTVVATAANPRFNVSRVDIDREGKTYTIDTLRDLRAEMPDAELFFITGADALADIFTWRDADELFELANFVGVTRPGYAMDPEALAKIPSERVTMVEIPALAISSTDCRDRKRRGEPVWYLVPDGVVQYIAKHDLYTAPTTSAGTSTSKDSA
- the rsfS gene encoding ribosome silencing factor, which produces MTATDHALDLVAVAAQAAHDKKAEQVLAFDVSDQLAITDAFVLASANNERAVGAIVDEVEDKLREHGAKPIRREGHKEGRWVLLDYGEIVVHVQHEEERSFYALERLWSDCPLIPLTLT
- a CDS encoding histidine phosphatase family protein, whose translation is MSRRLVLLRHGRTEWNHALRAQGHSDVPLDAEGEAQAKAVAPVLAAMDPVAVWTSDLARASGTARAVADQAGLEPVHDARLREFSMGTNRVGLTLQEYADQHPVEHAALVAGDIGAIPGRESDEQVLARFLPALTSYADELADGETGILVSHGAAIRVAVPAFLGWPAGVDQSLGVLANCGWVELEHSVGTWTPSDARWRLRAWNRVVS
- a CDS encoding DUF4112 domain-containing protein translates to MSERAREVDVRLSRQVARVMDDAVTVPGTRVGLGLDALIGLVPGIGDALGSALSGVIVRDAIRARVPMTVLARMGLNLVLDALLGLVPGIGDLLDVAHRANRKNLRLLLREVEREPLREPPSTAYVAGAVALMLVPLLAGVAAAVLGIWLVWRLVT